From one Dermacentor silvarum isolate Dsil-2018 chromosome 3, BIME_Dsil_1.4, whole genome shotgun sequence genomic stretch:
- the LOC119446241 gene encoding WD repeat-containing protein WRAP73-like has protein sequence MSFSRAVKESPALSSFSPSGKYLAVPCTTKVTIYNATTFQEITTLSNVDIVDAIEWSPDSKLLLCVLLKPKLVQVWFPEDTSWKCRISEGSLGLISACWSPDSQHILTTADFQIRTTVWSLVEKSVLYLKQAKLPLSRQSFSQSGEYLAVVERKDVKDLVSIINCNTWTLERNFPVATEDLSGLLWAPNADIFCIWESPKTGFQLYVYNTAGIQLASYGLNEEIIGIKSLSWSHCGQLVLLESFDDKLMLLETVAWGKLFDYMLPEVLTDNSMIVYKEVKKKQIIKKTPKPIESYYEVLPTRPVSLKDLINATDSVDMLSRQTAVKLSRSQSYVARISAMFPNVVFVLDIKKLIVAAVLVHLTPVTCIAWDHQFDRLAICANAKHLCLWTPSSALTLEVPCKGPFHIKSCQWNPRRKSLVVHGQDAAVLCSLSHLD, from the exons ATGAGCTTCTCAAGGGCCGTGAAAGAGTCTCCAGCGCTGAGCTCATTCTCACCAAGCGGAAAATACTTG GCTGTACCATGCACAACGAAAGTGACCATCTACAACGCCACTACGTTCCAGGAGATAACTACACTTTCTAATGTAGACATCGTTGACGCCATCGAG TGGTCTCCTGATTCAAAACTGTTGTTGTGCGTGTTGCTAAAGCCTAAGTTAGTCCAG GTGTGGTTCCCGGAAGATACATCTTGGAAGTGCAGGATATCGGAAGGGTCGCTAGGACTCATCAGCGCATGCTGGAGTCCTGACAGTCAGCACATCCTAACAACAGCTGATTTTCAG ATTAGGACGACAGTCTGGTCCCTGGTCGAAAAGTCAGTGCTTTACCTGAAGCAAGCCAAGTTGCCTCTGTCAAGGCAATCATTCAGTCAGTCCGGAGAATATCTGGCAGTAGTTGAGCGAAAAGATGTGAAGGACTTAGTCAGCATTATCAATTGCAATACATGGACTCTTGAACGG aattttccTGTGGCAACTGAAGACCTCTCTGGCCTCTTGTGGGCTCCAAATGCCGATATATTTTGTATATGGGAGTCTCCAAAGACAGGA TTTCAACTCTATGTTTACAACACTGCTGGCATTCAGCTTGCTTCATATGGTCTTAATGAAGAGATTATCGGTATCAAGTCCCTCTCGTGGTCCCACTGCGGGCAGCTGGTACTGCTTGAGAGCTTTGACGACAAG CTAATGCTATTGGAGACAGTTGCTTGGGGCAAGCTGTTTGACTACATGCTTCCAGAAGTCCTGACAGACAACAGCATG ATTGTATATAAGGAGGTCAAGAAGaaacaaataattaaaaagaCACCAAAACCTATTGAGAGCTACT ATGAGGTCCTGCCTACTCGACCGGTGAGCCTTAAAGACCTGATCAACGCCACTGACAGTGTGGATATGTTGTCACGACAAACAGCCGTTAAGCTCAGCCGAAGTCAAAGCTACGTGGCACGAATCTCAG CAATGTTTCCAAACGTCGTTTTTGTCTTGGACATCAAGAAACTCATCGTTGCTGCTGTGTTGGTGCATCTGACACCTGTAACCT GCATTGCCTGGGACCACCAATTTGACAGGCTTGCCATTTGCGCTAATGCAAAACACCTATGCTTGTGGACACCGTCAAGTGCACTCACGCTAGAAGTGCCCTGCAAAG GGCCTTTCCACATCAAGAGTTGCCAATGGAATCCTAGACGGAAAAGCCTTGTAGTCCACGGACAAGATGCAGCTGTGCTTTGCAGCCTCAGTCACTTGGACTGA